From bacterium, the proteins below share one genomic window:
- a CDS encoding DUF3604 domain-containing protein, producing MSTHALRIPFFLTFVAALLVPSFPTSAQNEASAGADAERRYSEERAPCADHDPLRKPMFGDLHVHTAYSFDSYISSQRNEPDDAYRFARGEPITLPNEDGEQTVRAQLQRPLDFAGITDHSEYLGPIDVCTRDPWRLGYWWPHCVMTRSNHYWTQLLAANWWTTLGGIQTEEVSQSFACTLSDCDEAATSAWDRIQAAAETHYDRSEDCAFTTFVGYEYTDAPNAANMHRNVIFRNASVPASPVSTYDTGPYNFPILWELLQERCLDAGIGCDVLAIPHNPNLAAGLMFRDPQTPREATDRIKFEPVIELTQHKGASECRFDRLEGRGLLTEDELCTYEQVVADNLSMLGSVHGEVMTEQAAPVPLDEFHPRNMARNALKAGLELGRDSGTNPFVFGFIGSTDTHSATPGSAEEDNYVGHLGRRDAGYRNVQDHFFSNPGGHAVVWAEENSRDAIFDGMRRKETYATSGTRPIVRFFAGAALSEDLCGAPDMVARAYSEGVPMGGRLEVEATDASPRFLVSALKDPGAPGHPGTDLQRIQIVKGWVGADGSSRERVYDVAGEADNGASVDPQTCAPTGSGASSLCDVWTDPDWNASDSAFYYVRVLENPTCRWSTLQCQAAGVNPFAASCAVQAEAATAAAHERGAQGDVYGKCCLDPEAEPFYSPIQQERAWTSAIWVEPRS from the coding sequence ATGTCGACCCACGCGCTTCGCATTCCGTTCTTCCTGACGTTCGTCGCTGCGCTCCTCGTCCCGTCCTTCCCGACGTCTGCGCAGAACGAGGCGTCGGCTGGCGCGGACGCCGAGCGGCGCTACTCCGAGGAGCGCGCGCCCTGCGCCGACCACGATCCGCTTCGCAAGCCGATGTTCGGCGATCTCCACGTCCACACCGCCTACTCCTTCGATTCCTACATCTCGAGTCAGCGGAACGAGCCCGACGACGCCTATCGCTTCGCCAGGGGCGAGCCGATCACGCTGCCGAACGAGGACGGCGAGCAGACGGTTCGGGCCCAGCTCCAGCGCCCCCTCGACTTCGCGGGGATCACCGACCACTCCGAGTATCTCGGTCCGATCGACGTCTGCACCCGGGACCCGTGGCGTCTCGGCTACTGGTGGCCCCATTGCGTGATGACCCGCTCGAATCACTACTGGACGCAGCTGCTGGCGGCGAACTGGTGGACGACCCTGGGCGGGATCCAGACCGAGGAGGTCAGCCAGAGCTTCGCCTGCACCCTCTCCGACTGCGACGAGGCGGCGACGAGCGCATGGGATCGGATCCAGGCGGCGGCGGAGACCCACTACGACCGGTCCGAGGACTGCGCCTTCACGACTTTCGTCGGCTACGAGTACACCGACGCGCCGAACGCGGCGAACATGCACCGCAACGTCATCTTCCGGAACGCCAGCGTCCCGGCGAGTCCCGTCTCGACCTACGACACCGGCCCCTACAACTTCCCGATCCTCTGGGAGCTGCTGCAGGAGCGCTGTCTCGACGCCGGGATCGGCTGCGACGTGCTCGCCATCCCGCACAACCCGAACCTCGCCGCGGGGCTCATGTTCCGCGATCCGCAGACCCCGCGCGAAGCGACCGATCGGATCAAGTTCGAGCCCGTGATCGAGCTGACCCAGCACAAGGGCGCCTCCGAGTGTCGCTTCGATCGCCTCGAGGGACGCGGCCTCCTGACCGAGGACGAGCTCTGCACCTACGAGCAGGTCGTCGCGGACAACCTGAGCATGCTCGGTTCGGTCCACGGTGAAGTCATGACCGAGCAGGCGGCCCCCGTTCCCCTCGACGAGTTCCATCCGCGCAACATGGCGCGAAACGCGCTCAAGGCGGGGCTCGAGCTCGGCCGAGATTCCGGGACCAACCCCTTCGTCTTCGGCTTCATCGGCAGCACCGACACCCACAGCGCGACGCCCGGGAGTGCCGAAGAGGACAACTACGTGGGTCATCTCGGACGTCGGGACGCGGGCTACCGGAACGTCCAGGACCACTTCTTCTCGAACCCGGGCGGGCACGCGGTGGTCTGGGCCGAGGAGAACAGCCGGGACGCGATCTTCGACGGGATGCGTCGCAAGGAGACCTACGCCACGAGCGGGACGCGGCCGATCGTCCGCTTCTTCGCGGGGGCAGCGCTCTCGGAAGATCTCTGCGGCGCGCCGGACATGGTCGCTCGAGCCTACTCCGAGGGCGTTCCGATGGGCGGGCGGCTCGAGGTCGAGGCCACCGATGCATCACCGCGCTTCCTCGTGAGCGCGCTCAAGGATCCCGGGGCGCCGGGACATCCGGGCACCGACCTCCAGCGCATCCAGATCGTGAAGGGCTGGGTCGGAGCCGACGGATCGAGCCGGGAGCGCGTCTACGACGTTGCGGGAGAAGCGGACAACGGCGCCTCGGTCGATCCGCAGACCTGTGCGCCGACGGGTTCAGGGGCGTCGAGCCTCTGCGACGTATGGACCGACCCGGACTGGAACGCCTCGGACTCCGCGTTCTACTACGTGCGTGTGCTCGAGAATCCGACCTGCCGCTGGAGCACCCTCCAGTGTCAGGCGGCCGGCGTGAATCCGTTCGCGGCGTCCTGTGCCGTGCAGGCCGAGGCGGCGACGGCGGCCGCCCATGAGCGGGGCGCGCAGGGGGACGTCTACGGGAAGTGCTGCCTCGACCCGGAAGCGGAGCCCTTCTATTCGCCGATCCAGCAGGAGCGGGCGTGGACGTCGGCGATCTGGGTCGAGCCGCGATCCTAG
- a CDS encoding class I SAM-dependent methyltransferase, translating to MDGRVFRTVTDRAIEDFEFVRDSGFYDDMVRAGRVIAATPVDRETHDRVDPEASVVVEHPRLPVVSYPYEWTFAQLKVAALLHLDLQIEGLARDVMLSDATAYNVQFIGAEPIFIDTLSFRRYQEGEYWAGHRQFTEQFLAPLLLRSMFGIAHNSWYRGRLEGIPGADLVAMLSFRQKLSFRVLTHLVLPARFDRSARSSGLEVDKQSLERATLPRAALERMFAKLRSWIETLEPKDADETTVWKDYAGQTSYVEEETQRKRDIIEGFVREFSPKMVWDLGCNSGDYSELALESGAEHVVGWDFDDGALAAAFDRSRTKKLAFTSLYFDAANPAPNQGWAESEREGMRDRGPADAVFALAFVHHLAIAKNVPLDDVAAWLTSVGRSGVVEFVDKDDPMVKKLLVMREDIFDDYSLEAFLDALGARAEIVRVEALSTRHLITFRTKDGAA from the coding sequence GTGGACGGTCGCGTCTTCCGGACCGTGACCGACCGGGCAATCGAGGACTTCGAGTTCGTCCGCGACTCCGGCTTCTACGACGACATGGTCCGGGCCGGTCGAGTGATCGCCGCGACACCGGTCGATCGCGAGACCCACGACCGCGTCGACCCCGAAGCCAGCGTCGTCGTCGAGCACCCTCGCCTCCCGGTCGTCTCGTATCCCTACGAGTGGACGTTCGCGCAGCTGAAGGTCGCCGCCCTCCTGCACCTCGATCTCCAGATCGAGGGCCTGGCCCGCGATGTGATGCTCTCCGACGCGACGGCCTACAACGTCCAGTTCATCGGCGCCGAACCGATCTTCATCGACACGCTCTCCTTTCGCCGATACCAGGAGGGTGAGTACTGGGCGGGCCATCGCCAGTTCACCGAGCAGTTCCTGGCGCCCCTCCTGCTTCGCTCGATGTTCGGGATCGCGCACAACAGCTGGTATCGCGGGCGCCTGGAGGGCATCCCCGGCGCGGACCTCGTCGCGATGCTCTCTTTCCGCCAGAAGCTCTCCTTCCGCGTGCTGACCCACCTGGTCCTCCCCGCTCGCTTCGACCGTTCGGCGAGGTCGAGCGGCCTCGAGGTCGACAAGCAGAGCCTCGAGCGCGCCACCCTGCCCCGCGCCGCGCTCGAGCGGATGTTCGCGAAGCTCCGGTCCTGGATCGAAACCCTCGAGCCCAAGGATGCGGACGAGACCACGGTCTGGAAGGACTACGCCGGCCAGACGAGCTACGTCGAAGAAGAGACCCAGCGCAAGCGGGACATCATCGAGGGCTTCGTCCGGGAGTTCTCGCCGAAGATGGTCTGGGACCTCGGCTGCAACAGCGGCGACTACTCGGAGCTCGCGCTCGAGAGCGGTGCCGAGCACGTCGTCGGCTGGGATTTCGACGACGGCGCGCTCGCAGCCGCATTCGACCGGAGCCGCACGAAGAAGCTCGCCTTCACGTCGCTCTACTTCGACGCGGCCAACCCGGCGCCGAATCAGGGATGGGCCGAGAGCGAACGCGAGGGGATGCGAGACCGAGGCCCCGCGGACGCGGTCTTCGCCCTCGCCTTCGTCCACCACCTCGCGATCGCGAAGAACGTGCCTCTCGACGACGTCGCCGCCTGGCTGACCTCCGTCGGCCGGAGCGGCGTCGTGGAGTTCGTCGACAAGGACGACCCGATGGTGAAGAAGCTCCTCGTAATGCGCGAGGACATCTTCGACGACTACTCGCTCGAGGCCTTCCTGGACGCGCTCGGCGCGCGCGCCGAGATCGTCCGCGTCGAGGCGTTGTCCACGCGCCACCTGATCACGTTCCGTACGAAAGACGGAGCGGCATGA